From a single Loigolactobacillus coryniformis subsp. coryniformis KCTC 3167 = DSM 20001 genomic region:
- the hemB gene encoding porphobilinogen synthase, translated as MIQFDRHRRLRTTPALRDLVRENRVTRDDLIMPVFVVEDFNGKKEISSMPGVYQFGLDTILTEIKAITDLGIKAIILFGLPSHKDDVGTGAWSDDGIVQQATRKIKAAYPDLIVIADTCLCEYTSTGHCGVVDENGYVLNDESLKLLAKTAVSQTKAGADIIAPSNAMDGFVAAIRQGLDEAGYVNTPIMSYAVKYASSFYGPFRDAANSAPAFGDRKTYQMDPANRLDALREVASDEKEGADMVMVKPSMAFGDIMRDVREQTLLPLVAYNVSGEYSMVKAAAANGWIDEAKIVDEILTGMKRAGADLIITYFAKDVAARLVK; from the coding sequence ATGATTCAATTTGATCGTCATCGTCGTTTACGCACAACTCCAGCATTACGGGACCTCGTTCGGGAAAATCGGGTGACTCGCGATGATTTGATCATGCCGGTTTTTGTCGTTGAGGATTTTAATGGCAAAAAAGAAATCAGCTCGATGCCAGGGGTTTATCAATTTGGCTTAGATACGATTTTGACTGAGATCAAGGCTATCACTGATTTAGGTATTAAAGCAATTATCTTATTTGGCCTACCTAGCCATAAGGATGATGTTGGTACTGGTGCTTGGTCAGACGATGGTATCGTGCAACAAGCAACACGCAAGATCAAAGCCGCTTATCCTGATTTGATCGTTATTGCGGATACTTGTTTGTGTGAGTATACGTCTACTGGTCATTGTGGTGTCGTGGATGAAAATGGCTACGTCTTAAATGATGAATCATTGAAGTTGTTGGCTAAAACTGCGGTCAGCCAGACTAAGGCGGGGGCTGATATTATTGCGCCATCTAATGCAATGGACGGCTTTGTTGCGGCAATCCGTCAGGGCTTGGATGAAGCGGGTTACGTTAATACACCGATCATGTCCTACGCCGTTAAATACGCTTCTAGCTTCTATGGCCCATTCCGCGATGCGGCCAATAGTGCACCAGCTTTTGGTGACCGTAAAACTTACCAAATGGACCCAGCTAACCGCTTAGATGCATTGCGCGAAGTTGCTAGTGATGAAAAAGAAGGCGCCGATATGGTGATGGTCAAACCGTCAATGGCTTTTGGGGACATTATGCGTGACGTTCGTGAACAAACATTGTTGCCATTAGTGGCCTACAATGTTTCTGGTGAATATTCAATGGTTAAAGCTGCCGCCGCTAATGGGTGGATCGATGAAGCCAAAATCGTGGATGAAATTTTAACTGGGATGAAGCGTGCTGGTGCCGACTTGATCATCACTTATTTTGCCAAGGATGTTGCGGCCCGGCTGGTCAAATAA
- the hemL gene encoding glutamate-1-semialdehyde 2,1-aminomutase yields MRDFTKSKQAFAESSQLMPGGVNSPVRAFKNVGGDPLFIDHGKGSHIYDIDGNDYIDYVMSWGPLILGHADDQVVADLQAAVTKGTSYGAPTLLESQLAKMIQKVVPSIEMMRMVSSGTEATMSAIRLARGYTKRDKIVKFIGNYHGHSDSLLVDAGSGLATFNITKSPGVPEALAYDTLTVAYNDEAAIKKVFAAHGDEIACVIVEPVAGNMGVIPAKKSFLQTLRQVTSDHGALLIFDEVMTGFRAAFHGAQALYGITPDLTTLGKVVGGGLPVGVFGGRREIMHEITPDGPIYHAGTLSGNPLAMTGGISTIKQLNEDLYTAMDQKVTRLMAGIAAAAKQYQVPIVTHHVGTMWSYFFNEHEVENFADVQKSDQAYFAKFYKALLQEGIYTAPSQFETNFISTKHTDAEIDQTIAAFERAFAAVSQG; encoded by the coding sequence ATGCGTGATTTTACAAAATCAAAACAGGCTTTTGCTGAATCTAGTCAATTAATGCCTGGCGGGGTCAATAGCCCAGTTCGTGCTTTTAAAAATGTCGGTGGTGATCCATTATTTATCGATCATGGTAAAGGATCACATATCTATGATATTGATGGTAATGATTATATCGATTACGTCATGTCATGGGGGCCATTGATTCTTGGACACGCTGATGATCAAGTGGTTGCTGATTTACAGGCAGCTGTGACTAAAGGAACCAGTTACGGTGCACCGACTTTGTTGGAAAGCCAATTGGCGAAAATGATTCAAAAAGTGGTGCCGTCGATCGAAATGATGCGGATGGTTTCTTCAGGGACGGAAGCCACGATGAGTGCGATTCGTTTGGCTCGTGGCTACACGAAACGTGATAAGATCGTTAAATTCATTGGGAACTATCATGGCCATAGTGATTCATTATTGGTCGATGCTGGTTCTGGATTGGCAACGTTTAATATTACCAAGTCTCCTGGTGTACCTGAAGCTTTAGCGTATGATACTTTAACTGTGGCTTATAATGATGAAGCGGCGATCAAAAAAGTCTTTGCGGCGCATGGTGATGAAATTGCCTGTGTGATCGTTGAACCCGTTGCCGGTAATATGGGCGTTATTCCAGCTAAGAAGTCATTTTTGCAGACGCTACGCCAAGTCACTAGTGATCATGGCGCTTTATTGATCTTTGATGAAGTTATGACTGGTTTCCGTGCAGCCTTCCATGGTGCTCAGGCTTTATATGGTATTACACCAGATCTAACGACTTTAGGTAAAGTTGTTGGTGGTGGCTTACCGGTTGGCGTCTTTGGTGGTCGGCGGGAGATCATGCATGAGATCACGCCTGATGGTCCAATCTATCATGCTGGGACTTTATCTGGTAATCCATTAGCGATGACGGGCGGTATTAGCACAATCAAGCAATTAAATGAAGACTTGTATACTGCGATGGATCAAAAAGTGACGCGCTTGATGGCTGGAATTGCGGCTGCTGCAAAGCAATATCAAGTGCCAATAGTCACGCATCATGTTGGCACGATGTGGAGTTACTTCTTTAATGAACATGAAGTTGAAAATTTTGCGGACGTTCAAAAAAGTGATCAGGCATACTTTGCCAAGTTCTATAAGGCGTTATTGCAAGAAGGTATTTACACTGCGCCATCGCAATTTGAAACGAATTTCATTTCCACTAAACACACTGATGCTGAGATCGACCAAACGATTGCAGCATTTGAACGTGCCTTTGCTGCCGTTAGTCAGGGGTGA
- the cobU gene encoding bifunctional adenosylcobinamide kinase/adenosylcobinamide-phosphate guanylyltransferase, translating to MAQLELITGGARSGKSAFAEQRFTAAEAICYIATGVMLAPDQEMALRIERHQARRSANWQTEERYLDVALFIQQHHFAGYLLDDVTMLTTNLFYHLVAQQGQVQPAAYDDYIEQMTNPQIKEIEQQILTQWHDIVNAVRTTKQRLLAVTNEVGLGVVPATRQARLLRDIYGDVNQYLAQAADQVYFVISGLPQQIK from the coding sequence ATGGCACAACTTGAGTTGATCACTGGCGGTGCACGTAGTGGTAAGTCAGCATTTGCGGAGCAGCGCTTTACAGCAGCTGAAGCGATTTGTTACATCGCCACTGGAGTGATGTTGGCACCTGATCAGGAGATGGCTTTGCGGATCGAACGTCATCAAGCTCGCCGTTCAGCTAATTGGCAAACGGAAGAACGTTATTTGGATGTAGCGCTTTTTATTCAGCAGCATCATTTTGCTGGTTATTTATTGGATGATGTGACTATGTTGACGACTAATCTGTTTTATCATTTAGTTGCGCAACAAGGTCAAGTTCAACCGGCAGCTTATGATGATTATATTGAGCAAATGACTAACCCGCAGATCAAAGAAATCGAACAGCAGATTTTAACCCAGTGGCATGACATTGTGAACGCCGTTCGTACCACGAAACAGCGTTTATTGGCGGTGACGAATGAAGTTGGTTTAGGCGTCGTACCCGCCACGCGGCAAGCACGATTATTGCGTGATATTTATGGCGATGTCAATCAATATTTAGCTCAAGCGGCTGATCAGGTTTATTTCGTGATCAGTGGTTTGCCACAACAAATTAAATGA
- a CDS encoding adenosylcobinamide-GDP ribazoletransferase: MGQALILFIQFFTRINVPMMIDDVEEKFRRNIQYLTVFGLLLGILEAVIFWLLQLILPVWLAWGLFLVSDGLLTGGFHLDALADSADGLFSSRTPDKMHEIMKDSRIGTMGTLALLYYYGIMIGGGVALSQQVTPLQLAFIAAITTMLAKTGLSLLFYKMVYAGAPHGLASIWVKVKTWQIVVAQLFSLVVMALALGLSGILSYLAILVVAYGYRRRIIHILGGFSGDTIGAFAELAQVTFLLAYLIFSRWLG, encoded by the coding sequence TTGGGACAAGCGTTAATTTTATTTATTCAGTTTTTTACCCGGATCAATGTTCCAATGATGATCGATGACGTAGAAGAAAAGTTCCGGCGTAATATTCAATACTTAACTGTTTTTGGTTTATTGTTGGGTATTTTAGAAGCGGTGATTTTTTGGTTATTGCAATTAATATTGCCAGTTTGGTTGGCGTGGGGATTATTTTTAGTCAGTGATGGTCTGCTGACTGGCGGATTTCATTTGGATGCCTTAGCGGACAGTGCTGATGGTTTGTTTTCTTCACGAACACCCGATAAAATGCATGAGATCATGAAGGATAGCCGGATCGGTACCATGGGCACTCTAGCGTTGCTCTATTATTATGGAATAATGATCGGTGGTGGCGTGGCCCTCAGTCAGCAGGTAACACCATTGCAATTAGCATTTATTGCTGCCATTACAACGATGTTGGCTAAAACCGGCTTATCATTATTGTTCTATAAAATGGTTTATGCAGGTGCACCCCATGGCTTAGCCAGTATCTGGGTCAAAGTAAAAACGTGGCAGATCGTTGTTGCTCAATTATTCTCATTGGTCGTTATGGCGCTAGCACTAGGGCTTAGTGGTATTTTAAGCTATTTAGCGATTTTGGTAGTAGCCTATGGTTATCGGCGGCGGATCATCCATATTCTCGGTGGCTTTTCCGGCGACACGATTGGTGCTTTTGCTGAATTAGCTCAAGTTACTTTTTTACTAGCTTATTTGATCTTTAGTCGGTGGTTAGGATGA
- a CDS encoding histidine phosphatase family protein produces MKIYLARHGETPLNQQRKFYGSLDVALTAKGIAQAQQLADHIVLIGTTTFWCSGQRRARQTLEPLATRYQQPLHQQAAFNEKGFGAWEGLDADEIQAAYPQAWQAWLAAPLSYTPPAAESFAAFRQRVLTGWQQIITNTTTTNLVLIAHLGTLRVLDQYLFASDRVFWDIRFNAGKYTVLDWQAGQVKLLARNL; encoded by the coding sequence ATGAAGATTTATTTAGCTCGTCACGGTGAAACGCCGTTGAATCAGCAGCGGAAGTTTTATGGTTCGTTAGACGTTGCTTTAACGGCTAAGGGGATCGCTCAGGCACAGCAATTAGCGGACCACATCGTGTTAATTGGCACCACAACGTTTTGGTGCAGTGGTCAACGTCGCGCTCGGCAGACGTTAGAACCACTGGCTACTAGATATCAGCAGCCACTGCATCAGCAAGCAGCATTTAATGAGAAAGGATTTGGGGCTTGGGAGGGATTAGATGCTGATGAGATTCAGGCTGCTTATCCCCAGGCCTGGCAGGCGTGGTTAGCAGCCCCATTGAGTTATACACCGCCGGCAGCTGAGTCGTTTGCAGCTTTTCGTCAGCGCGTACTTACCGGTTGGCAGCAAATAATTACCAATACAACAACAACTAATTTGGTTTTGATCGCACATTTAGGCACCTTACGCGTATTAGATCAGTATTTATTTGCCAGTGACCGAGTTTTTTGGGATATTCGTTTTAATGCCGGAAAATATACCGTGCTTGATTGGCAAGCGGGACAGGTCAAACTATTAGCGCGGAATTTGTAG
- a CDS encoding uroporphyrinogen-III synthase has translation MAILITYPQAKIAEKWQQRLATIAPVIYYPLRKLTFCPLSPAQQHELQRADYVVLTSAFAAKSLVAHYAELVQTTTLVVLSDKIAQLVAGCGQRILVAPEPHQQALIDYLKLLRQPQEQVVALVGNLTKLTVQEGWTLIPLYRNQWTAADVACAQAKLAQLPISRALVTSPSNFNRFWQIYQQTTIPKFVALGETTAKVVRQNGLTVQVPAPQPQLLNAALAILAAPEFAAN, from the coding sequence ATGGCGATTTTGATCACTTATCCACAGGCTAAAATAGCGGAGAAGTGGCAGCAGCGCTTAGCAACGATTGCACCGGTGATTTATTATCCGTTGCGTAAACTGACTTTTTGCCCATTAAGTCCAGCACAGCAACACGAATTACAGCGAGCCGATTACGTTGTGTTGACAAGTGCCTTTGCGGCAAAAAGTTTGGTGGCGCATTATGCAGAATTAGTGCAAACCACCACGCTAGTCGTGCTTAGTGATAAAATAGCGCAGTTAGTGGCTGGTTGTGGGCAAAGAATTTTAGTTGCACCAGAACCGCATCAGCAAGCTTTAATTGACTATTTAAAGTTGCTACGTCAACCACAAGAGCAGGTTGTTGCTTTAGTGGGAAATTTGACTAAATTGACCGTGCAAGAAGGCTGGACATTAATACCGTTGTATCGAAATCAATGGACTGCAGCTGATGTTGCCTGTGCACAAGCTAAATTAGCGCAACTACCGATCAGTCGAGCGCTAGTTACTAGTCCATCCAACTTTAACCGTTTTTGGCAAATTTATCAGCAAACGACGATTCCTAAATTTGTTGCACTAGGTGAAACAACCGCTAAAGTAGTACGTCAAAACGGGTTGACCGTTCAAGTACCTGCGCCGCAACCGCAATTATTAAATGCCGCTTTGGCCATACTAGCGGCACCAGAATTTGCAGCAAACTAA
- a CDS encoding DUF3899 domain-containing protein has translation MVKKINIVSLVISLAFALMLAFLSNKGTPLLNLSNNLFLIGLFILIIAIILYLYDAHLFRHLFFRHHQTDDDNESVATDQPVFYTELRRSFLWIGLGEIVASIVISFL, from the coding sequence GTGGTCAAAAAAATTAATATTGTTAGTCTGGTTATTTCACTTGCTTTCGCCTTAATGCTCGCCTTCTTATCCAACAAAGGAACACCACTATTGAATCTTTCCAATAATTTATTTTTGATTGGTTTGTTCATTTTGATTATTGCCATCATTCTTTATTTATATGATGCTCATTTATTTCGTCATCTGTTCTTTCGCCATCACCAAACGGACGATGATAATGAATCTGTCGCAACTGATCAGCCAGTGTTCTATACTGAATTACGGCGTAGTTTTCTATGGATCGGCTTAGGCGAGATCGTTGCTAGTATTGTGATCTCATTTTTATAA